The Acidicapsa acidisoli genome contains a region encoding:
- a CDS encoding alpha-amylase family glycosyl hydrolase, whose protein sequence is MQFHISRAIRERLKIDGLLFSYTGNVIFANVAASRKMANELNELRGTGTDPAKTVNAGALFAMGMIDELNHALVARYRREIDPAALTEAIRWFQGKVGPENVERLLLSFVDQFPNVEVYRGKVTGAEWLAGASDGLSNREAALEELMLLWLTNRNPAFGTFRELFDDRDLKVRTQYESVTAALPAYFETRPPLSPEVGSLIKALSAPMLASPDSLAGQLDFIREHWAKYLGEDLRRVLLAIDVIKEEDLAIWMRFNPPGPDRHRHAAPGFGGEGFVGDEYVGFDDEYIVGPDGVRTRRYAAGYQAPLVEYEAFSADQAWMPNVVLIAKSTYVWLEQLSKKYGRHIHHLDHIPDEELQLLADRGITGLWLIGLWERSVASRTIKRLRGHSDAVASAYSLKEYNIAEDLGGGHAYANLRDRAAWHGLRLASDMVPNHMGIDSNWVIEHPDWFISRPDSPYPSYSFSGPDISPDHRAEIKIEDHYYDQTDAAVVFRLRHRYDGTTRYIYHGNDGTSFAWNDTAQLDYSKAHVREHVIQTILHVARQFPIIRFDAAMVLAKRHVQRLWFPLPGAGGSIPSRAESALSQEEFDALMPHEFWREVVDRVAVEVPGTLLLAEAFWMLEGYFVRTLGMHRVYNSAFMNMLRDEENAKYRSYLKKTIEFDPDILKRYVNFMSNPDERTAIDQFGWGDKFFGVCTLMATLPGLPMFGHGQIEGFTERYGMEFKRARMEEHENEGLIARHQHDIAPLLKNRWMFAESTNFVLYDFWTHHGTVDENVFAYSNQLHGQRSVVVYNNRYGSTQGAIHVSVAAMDKGSGHLKQTSLTQGLALPVEDAVIVAYRDVASGLEYLRRSTDLHYHGLSLDLRGYQSVVLLNWRELRSTAEYPWDRLCDGLEGRGVHSLDEALLSLRLRPLHEALREVISTANARRFAEVAGEPARKKIEAKAEKTHGAVEVAKMDLAKGSAGAKTPEKHKPETEAETADLVAELVDFRLRGFVDRSQLCFDRIMEYLPADLRDASEHPEDGDADSKQRYREACEAAVMAAVRLPHLERSFSMVWPPAVRYTLPSNEPGAPMEQTWAPVLAWAVLHSVPMPGVRTALFDRLQLRSSLAEAFSSMGLEGDRPWRAAAQVRLLLRLAEKPAISIESEEFFADPDVRWLAGVNEHGGTTYLNKEHFEELVCWLQLPALLAAAGAEPGAAQSVREVEAAVATACKAARAAGYVLDEFLKIPRKVHGVKPPVGQSEKATASTADLT, encoded by the coding sequence ATGCAATTTCATATTTCCCGGGCAATTCGAGAACGACTCAAGATCGACGGTTTGCTGTTCAGCTATACCGGCAATGTGATTTTTGCGAATGTGGCTGCCAGCCGGAAGATGGCGAATGAGCTGAATGAGTTGCGCGGAACCGGGACTGATCCGGCGAAGACCGTGAATGCTGGTGCTTTGTTTGCCATGGGCATGATTGATGAGCTGAATCATGCGCTGGTGGCGCGGTATCGCCGGGAGATCGATCCGGCGGCGCTTACGGAGGCGATTCGGTGGTTTCAGGGGAAGGTTGGGCCGGAGAATGTGGAACGGTTGCTGCTCTCGTTTGTGGACCAGTTTCCGAATGTCGAGGTTTACCGGGGGAAGGTTACTGGCGCGGAGTGGCTGGCGGGGGCCAGCGATGGTTTGTCGAATCGCGAGGCGGCGCTGGAAGAGTTGATGCTGCTCTGGCTGACGAATCGCAATCCGGCGTTTGGGACGTTTCGCGAGTTGTTCGATGACCGGGATTTGAAGGTCAGGACGCAGTATGAGAGCGTGACGGCGGCGCTGCCGGCTTACTTTGAGACGCGTCCGCCGCTTTCGCCGGAGGTGGGTAGCCTGATCAAGGCGCTTTCCGCGCCGATGCTGGCTTCACCGGATTCGCTTGCGGGGCAACTGGATTTCATTCGCGAGCATTGGGCGAAGTATCTGGGTGAGGATCTGCGGCGGGTTCTGCTGGCGATCGATGTGATCAAGGAAGAGGATCTGGCGATCTGGATGCGGTTTAATCCGCCGGGGCCGGATCGGCATCGTCATGCTGCGCCGGGGTTTGGCGGCGAGGGGTTTGTTGGGGATGAGTATGTCGGGTTTGACGATGAGTACATCGTTGGGCCGGATGGGGTGAGGACGCGCCGGTATGCGGCCGGGTATCAGGCTCCGCTGGTGGAGTATGAGGCTTTCAGCGCGGATCAGGCGTGGATGCCGAATGTGGTGCTGATTGCGAAGAGCACGTATGTGTGGCTGGAGCAGTTATCGAAGAAGTATGGGCGGCATATACATCATCTGGATCATATTCCGGATGAGGAGCTGCAACTGCTGGCGGATCGCGGAATCACCGGGTTGTGGCTGATCGGGTTGTGGGAGCGGAGTGTGGCTTCGCGGACGATTAAGCGGCTGCGCGGGCATAGCGATGCGGTGGCTTCGGCGTATTCGCTGAAGGAGTACAACATTGCGGAGGATCTGGGCGGCGGTCATGCGTATGCGAATCTGCGCGACCGGGCGGCGTGGCATGGATTGAGGCTGGCGAGCGACATGGTGCCGAACCATATGGGCATCGATTCGAATTGGGTGATCGAGCATCCGGACTGGTTTATTTCGCGGCCTGATAGTCCGTATCCTTCGTATAGTTTTTCGGGGCCGGATATCTCGCCGGATCATCGGGCGGAGATCAAGATCGAGGACCATTACTACGATCAGACGGATGCGGCGGTGGTCTTTCGGCTGCGGCATCGCTATGACGGAACGACGCGCTATATCTATCACGGCAACGATGGGACTTCGTTTGCGTGGAACGATACGGCGCAACTGGATTACTCGAAGGCGCATGTGCGGGAGCATGTGATTCAGACAATTCTGCATGTGGCGCGGCAGTTTCCGATTATTCGGTTTGATGCGGCGATGGTGCTGGCGAAGCGGCATGTGCAGAGGCTGTGGTTTCCGCTGCCGGGGGCCGGTGGGTCGATTCCGTCACGGGCGGAGAGTGCGCTTTCTCAGGAGGAATTCGATGCGCTGATGCCGCATGAGTTCTGGCGCGAGGTGGTGGATCGCGTGGCGGTCGAGGTTCCGGGAACGCTGCTGCTGGCGGAGGCTTTCTGGATGCTGGAGGGGTACTTCGTTCGCACGCTGGGGATGCATCGCGTGTACAACAGTGCGTTCATGAATATGCTGCGCGATGAGGAGAATGCGAAGTACCGTTCTTATCTCAAGAAGACGATTGAGTTCGATCCAGATATTTTGAAGCGGTATGTGAACTTCATGAGCAATCCGGATGAACGGACGGCGATTGATCAGTTTGGCTGGGGCGATAAGTTTTTTGGTGTGTGCACGCTGATGGCTACGCTGCCGGGGTTGCCGATGTTTGGGCATGGGCAGATTGAGGGGTTCACGGAGCGGTATGGGATGGAGTTCAAGCGGGCGCGGATGGAGGAGCACGAGAATGAGGGCCTGATCGCGCGCCATCAGCATGATATTGCGCCGCTGTTGAAGAATCGGTGGATGTTTGCGGAGAGCACAAACTTTGTGCTGTATGACTTCTGGACGCATCACGGAACGGTGGATGAGAACGTCTTTGCGTATTCGAACCAGCTGCATGGTCAGCGGTCGGTGGTTGTTTATAACAATCGTTATGGAAGTACGCAGGGGGCGATCCATGTGTCGGTTGCGGCGATGGACAAGGGCAGCGGGCATTTGAAGCAGACGAGTCTGACGCAGGGGCTGGCGCTGCCGGTCGAGGATGCGGTGATTGTTGCGTATCGCGATGTGGCGAGCGGGCTTGAGTATCTGCGCCGCTCCACGGATTTGCATTATCACGGACTGAGCCTTGATCTGCGCGGGTATCAGTCGGTGGTGCTGCTGAACTGGCGCGAACTGCGGTCGACGGCGGAGTATCCATGGGACAGGCTTTGTGATGGGCTTGAGGGACGCGGTGTGCATAGCCTGGATGAGGCGCTGTTGAGTTTGCGGCTGCGGCCTTTGCATGAGGCTCTGCGCGAGGTGATCAGCACGGCGAATGCGCGGCGGTTTGCGGAGGTTGCAGGGGAGCCGGCGAGGAAGAAGATCGAGGCCAAGGCCGAGAAGACGCATGGCGCGGTTGAAGTGGCGAAGATGGATCTTGCCAAAGGCTCTGCTGGGGCGAAGACGCCGGAGAAGCACAAGCCTGAGACCGAAGCGGAGACTGCTGATCTTGTTGCGGAGTTGGTCGATTTCAGGTTGAGGGGGTTTGTCGACAGGAGCCAGTTGTGTTTCGACCGGATCATGGAGTATCTGCCTGCGGATTTGAGAGATGCGTCGGAGCATCCTGAGGATGGGGATGCCGATTCGAAGCAGCGGTATAGGGAAGCGTGCGAGGCGGCGGTGATGGCGGCGGTTCGGCTGCCGCATCTGGAGAGGAGTTTTTCGATGGTGTGGCCGCCGGCGGTGCGCTATACGCTGCCCAGCAATGAGCCGGGTGCTCCGATGGAGCAGACCTGGGCGCCGGTGCTGGCGTGGGCGGTGTTGCACAGCGTGCCTATGCCGGGAGTGCGAACGGCGCTATTTGACCGGCTTCAGCTCAGGTCGTCGCTTGCCGAGGCCTTCTCTTCGATGGGATTGGAAGGCGACAGGCCGTGGCGAGCGGCGGCGCAGGTGCGATTGCTTTTGCGGCTGGCGGAGAAGCCGGCTATCTCGATTGAATCGGAGGAGTTCTTTGCCGATCCGGATGTTCGGTGGCTAGCTGGGGTGAATGAGCACGGGGGCACGACTTATCTGAATAAGGAGCATTTTGAGGAACTGGTTTGCTGGCTGCAACTGCCTGCTTTGCTGGCGGCTGCCGGAGCGGAGCCGGGCGCGGCACAGTCCGTTCGCGAGGTAGAAGCGGCGGTAGCGACGGCTTGCAAGGCGGCGCGGGCTGCGGGGTATGTTTTGGATGAATTTCTGAAGATACCGCGTAAGGTTCATGGCGTGAAGCCGCCAGTCGGGCAGAGCGAAAAGGCGACTGCTTCTACGGCGGATTTGACTTGA
- a CDS encoding hemolysin family protein: MSPYSLCLIVFLAGVVTLAAYMARVYSEFGKILSREVQDNLDAWEQHVEPYLWMPREQAALASSVLMHLGMGFLALEIGAFLFDRATQVARPTMEEIFQAVLAVILAVVFCTQVAPFLLFQRTRGLWVVRLLWVVRVLFVVVFPVTLFVSFLLSIATLAEEPVTAEEEAAGDVEALLEAGEEEGILEKSDRELVRSAVEFGDKLVRDVMTPRPKIFAVPESMSLEAFLEALRENNFSRVPVYAGTLDAITGIAFAHDLLQITDEEARTRTVATIQRLVALVPETKKGYELLREMQREKQHMRIVIDEYGEVAGLVTIEDLLEQIVGNIGDEHEDEEDARVEDAQPEGEGVWLVPGGFPVDRLEELAGEDWHPEESYEAQTVGGLVSEAEGRIPHAGEVVEVGTLRIEVVASSDRRVEQVRVSAVRPVELEANADEAQEDFGDERALRLRGGNGASGTNGSNGTSGIEVE, translated from the coding sequence ATGAGTCCTTATTCGTTATGCCTGATCGTGTTTCTGGCTGGCGTGGTCACGCTTGCGGCTTACATGGCGCGGGTGTACTCGGAGTTCGGCAAGATTCTATCTCGCGAGGTTCAGGACAATCTGGATGCGTGGGAGCAGCATGTCGAGCCGTATCTGTGGATGCCGCGGGAGCAGGCTGCGCTGGCGTCTTCGGTGCTGATGCACCTTGGCATGGGATTTCTGGCGCTGGAGATTGGGGCGTTCCTCTTTGACCGGGCGACGCAGGTTGCGCGGCCCACGATGGAGGAGATTTTCCAGGCCGTGCTGGCGGTGATTCTGGCGGTAGTTTTTTGCACGCAAGTGGCGCCGTTTCTGCTTTTTCAGCGAACGCGCGGACTTTGGGTAGTGCGATTGCTTTGGGTTGTCCGGGTTTTGTTCGTGGTGGTTTTTCCGGTCACGCTGTTTGTCAGCTTTCTGCTCTCGATCGCTACCCTTGCCGAGGAGCCGGTGACGGCGGAGGAAGAGGCTGCCGGAGATGTGGAGGCTTTGCTCGAAGCGGGCGAAGAAGAAGGGATTTTGGAGAAGAGTGACCGCGAACTGGTGCGGTCCGCAGTGGAGTTTGGCGACAAGCTGGTGCGGGATGTGATGACGCCGAGGCCGAAGATATTTGCGGTGCCGGAGTCGATGTCGCTGGAGGCGTTTCTGGAGGCTTTGCGGGAGAACAACTTCTCTCGCGTTCCGGTTTATGCGGGGACTCTGGATGCAATTACTGGAATCGCCTTTGCGCATGATCTGCTGCAGATTACCGATGAGGAAGCTCGGACGCGGACGGTTGCCACGATTCAGCGGCTTGTGGCGCTGGTGCCGGAGACCAAGAAGGGATATGAGCTGCTGCGCGAGATGCAGCGCGAGAAGCAGCACATGCGCATCGTGATCGATGAGTATGGCGAAGTTGCGGGGCTGGTCACGATTGAGGATCTGCTGGAGCAGATTGTCGGCAACATCGGCGACGAGCATGAAGATGAGGAAGATGCGCGGGTTGAGGATGCGCAGCCTGAAGGCGAGGGAGTCTGGCTGGTTCCAGGGGGATTTCCTGTGGATCGGCTGGAGGAGCTGGCGGGCGAGGACTGGCATCCAGAAGAGAGCTATGAAGCCCAGACGGTTGGGGGGCTGGTGAGCGAGGCCGAGGGGCGCATTCCTCATGCCGGGGAAGTGGTGGAAGTGGGGACGCTGCGCATTGAAGTTGTTGCGTCTTCGGATCGGCGTGTGGAGCAGGTGAGGGTCAGCGCTGTCCGTCCTGTGGAGCTGGAGGCGAATGCGGACGAGGCTCAGGAGGATTTCGGAGATGAGCGGGCGTTGCGCTTACGTGGTGGCAATGGGGCAAGCGGGACAAATGGTTCAAATGGGACAAGTGGAATAGAAGTGGAGTAA
- a CDS encoding ferritin-like domain-containing protein — MNTPNEVEAVRLSKQSQSGSSRRSFLKGAALTGATSFAALGALSAVASAEEQQEETESMQYEHDHLRRGDREILVAAQIAEALAVTTYSNIIDSSPFFKTIPEDDQGYLIGARQEEMSHYLLEQSVTDQFTPFTQFFYPPKMFSDAQTTLNILVTLEDAFIAAYLVGVRNFSTRNLRVTAARIMGIESDHRTLARVVGGDVTPQFGGPISSITGIQGVSESIAPPNNNGYERTLCWTSIDQALAALTPFVNFNAAKAAGFDTLQSFPFEPFNPTLPNPLGDFISFRGC, encoded by the coding sequence ATGAACACACCGAACGAAGTTGAAGCCGTGCGTTTATCAAAACAAAGCCAGTCAGGCTCCTCCCGACGATCGTTTCTCAAAGGCGCAGCGCTTACCGGAGCCACAAGCTTCGCCGCTCTTGGCGCACTCTCCGCCGTCGCCTCGGCAGAAGAACAGCAAGAAGAGACAGAGAGCATGCAGTACGAACACGATCATCTGAGGAGAGGCGATCGCGAGATCCTCGTTGCTGCGCAGATCGCCGAAGCGCTCGCCGTCACCACCTACTCCAACATCATCGACTCCTCTCCCTTCTTCAAAACCATCCCTGAGGACGACCAAGGCTACCTGATCGGCGCTCGCCAGGAGGAGATGTCCCACTATCTTCTCGAACAGTCTGTAACCGACCAGTTCACTCCGTTCACTCAGTTCTTCTATCCCCCTAAGATGTTCTCGGACGCTCAGACCACCCTCAACATTCTGGTCACGCTCGAGGACGCATTTATCGCCGCCTATCTGGTTGGCGTGCGCAACTTCTCCACTCGCAACCTGCGAGTGACCGCAGCTCGCATTATGGGTATCGAGAGCGACCACCGAACCCTGGCACGAGTTGTAGGAGGCGACGTGACTCCGCAGTTTGGCGGTCCGATCAGCTCGATCACCGGCATTCAGGGAGTCTCAGAGAGTATCGCTCCTCCGAATAACAACGGCTACGAAAGAACGTTGTGCTGGACTTCGATCGATCAGGCGTTAGCCGCGCTCACACCTTTTGTAAACTTCAACGCTGCCAAGGCCGCGGGCTTTGACACCTTGCAATCCTTCCCATTCGAACCCTTTAACCCAACCCTGCCCAACCCGCTCGGGGACTTCATCTCCTTCCGCGGCTGCTGA
- the era gene encoding GTPase Era: MRSGFVSILGRPNAGKSTLLNALVGEKVAIVTSKPQTTRNRITGVLEVPAKSKRPAAQIVFVDTPGVHKPGTQLDRRMMQEVYDALETRDIVILLVDASREMQLSASDSGDADGTQVSESRPGAPAESSSERGGWRSEDEFVLNLVRKLDCPVFLVINKIDLIRREALLPLIDSLRKQVTFAEVIPISARKRDGLDTLIEKLVDRLPQGERYFPPEQFTDQPERFLVAELIRERILMETGEEVPYAAAVVIERFEEPQVQPDSAKPKKPRPLKGGGFAEQKLPVTNISAVIYCERDGQKAILIGKGGAKLKAIGTSARKEIESLLGTRVYLELHVIVEPGWRESRGFIDTLDWRKQLEDMAARQAVEAEDTASEE, from the coding sequence TTGCGTTCTGGATTTGTATCGATTCTTGGCCGGCCGAACGCCGGTAAAAGCACGCTGCTGAATGCGCTGGTGGGCGAAAAGGTGGCTATTGTCACGAGCAAGCCGCAGACGACGCGGAACCGCATTACGGGCGTGCTCGAAGTGCCTGCGAAAAGCAAGAGGCCGGCGGCGCAGATTGTTTTTGTTGATACTCCTGGGGTGCACAAGCCGGGAACGCAGCTTGACCGGCGGATGATGCAGGAGGTCTACGATGCGCTGGAGACGCGCGACATTGTGATTCTGCTTGTGGATGCGAGCCGGGAGATGCAGTTGAGTGCGTCTGATTCTGGCGACGCTGATGGAACCCAGGTCTCAGAATCGAGACCTGGGGCACCCGCTGAATCTTCCTCCGAAAGAGGCGGTTGGAGGAGCGAAGATGAGTTTGTTTTGAATCTGGTGCGTAAGCTGGATTGCCCGGTTTTTCTGGTAATCAACAAGATCGATCTCATCCGGCGGGAGGCGCTGTTGCCGTTGATTGATTCGCTGAGGAAGCAGGTTACTTTTGCGGAAGTCATTCCGATCAGCGCGCGCAAACGGGACGGCCTCGACACGCTTATCGAAAAGCTGGTGGATCGATTGCCGCAGGGAGAACGGTATTTTCCGCCGGAGCAGTTTACGGACCAGCCGGAGCGGTTTCTGGTGGCGGAACTCATTCGCGAACGGATTTTGATGGAGACTGGCGAGGAGGTTCCGTATGCCGCCGCGGTGGTGATTGAAAGATTCGAGGAACCGCAGGTGCAGCCCGATTCAGCCAAGCCGAAGAAGCCTCGGCCGCTGAAGGGCGGAGGGTTTGCCGAGCAGAAGCTGCCGGTGACCAATATTTCGGCGGTGATTTATTGCGAGCGCGATGGGCAGAAGGCGATTCTGATCGGCAAGGGCGGGGCAAAGCTGAAGGCGATTGGAACGAGCGCGCGCAAGGAGATCGAATCGCTGCTAGGGACGCGGGTCTATCTGGAACTGCATGTGATTGTGGAGCCGGGCTGGCGAGAGTCGCGGGGATTTATCGACACGCTCGACTGGCGCAAGCAACTGGAAGATATGGCTGCTCGGCAGGCTGTTGAGGCCGAAGACACGGCCTCAGAGGAATAG
- the ybeY gene encoding rRNA maturation RNase YbeY has translation MILFDPDQPVAAEGFPQFAAHSSSLPAGASARSALPTKATLMRYLRETKAAVGLKGEVSVLLTTDVGVRGLNRRFRKKNKATDVLSFPVEDASFGYAGDLAISVETAARQAQEQGHRLSVELRVLILHGLLHLAGYDHEADDGEMARKERRLRAKLRLPQGLIERVIERVEKPAAVRTRKPAGKRAGKRLRGGAR, from the coding sequence ATGATCTTATTTGACCCAGACCAACCGGTGGCGGCTGAGGGCTTTCCTCAGTTCGCCGCTCACTCCTCTTCGCTGCCTGCGGGCGCGTCGGCACGTTCTGCGCTTCCAACTAAAGCGACTCTCATGCGTTATTTGCGCGAGACCAAGGCTGCTGTGGGGCTGAAGGGTGAGGTTTCCGTCCTGCTCACAACCGACGTCGGTGTCCGTGGACTCAATCGGCGTTTTCGCAAGAAAAATAAGGCTACCGATGTGCTTTCGTTTCCTGTGGAGGATGCGAGCTTTGGCTACGCGGGGGATCTCGCGATCTCGGTCGAGACGGCTGCGCGTCAGGCGCAGGAGCAGGGGCACAGGCTTTCGGTGGAGCTGCGCGTGTTGATACTGCACGGTTTGCTGCATTTGGCCGGTTATGACCATGAGGCCGATGACGGAGAGATGGCGCGCAAAGAACGACGTCTTCGCGCAAAGCTCCGGTTGCCGCAGGGCTTGATCGAGCGGGTAATCGAGCGGGTGGAGAAACCGGCAGCGGTTCGGACGCGCAAGCCCGCCGGGAAACGAGCCGGGAAGCGACTCCGGGGCGGCGCGCGATGA
- a CDS encoding PhoH family protein — protein sequence MKIALEITPNLEPLFGTRDENLRLMEDALGVRIDLRSDAVHVQGSEESVGRVKRIFADFESLRRAGVHPHNGELHGMLKLVVADPLVTLRGLAEAAKQRSTGMKRGTSGTVQPRSVNQGRYLEAIEQNDMVFGVGPAGTGKTYLAVAMAVAAMNAKKVSRIVLVRPAVEAGERLGFLPGSLQEKVDPYLRPLYDALYDLCDPEKVDKMLEKNIIEVAPLAFMRGRTLSDAFIIMDEAQNTTTEQMKMFLTRLGANSKAVITGDITQIDLPNPKKSGLVEAINLLEGVEGIKFCHFEDVDVVRHSLVQRIIRAYEGKSQQRELPLGLGDGPENQTSQRPRILVKPSSKPQ from the coding sequence TTGAAGATCGCTCTGGAGATCACGCCCAACCTCGAGCCCCTGTTCGGGACCCGCGACGAAAACCTGAGACTGATGGAAGACGCGCTTGGTGTGCGGATTGATCTCCGCTCCGACGCGGTTCACGTACAAGGTTCGGAGGAGAGCGTTGGCAGGGTGAAGCGCATCTTCGCGGACTTTGAGTCGTTGCGGCGGGCCGGGGTGCATCCGCACAACGGCGAGTTGCATGGGATGCTGAAGCTGGTTGTCGCCGATCCACTGGTTACGCTGCGCGGGCTTGCGGAGGCGGCGAAGCAGCGATCGACGGGAATGAAGCGAGGGACGTCGGGAACGGTGCAGCCGCGGTCGGTGAATCAGGGCCGCTATCTGGAAGCAATCGAACAGAACGACATGGTCTTCGGCGTGGGACCGGCGGGTACGGGCAAGACGTATCTGGCTGTGGCCATGGCGGTTGCGGCGATGAACGCAAAGAAGGTGAGCCGCATCGTGCTGGTGAGGCCGGCGGTAGAAGCGGGCGAGCGGCTGGGCTTTTTGCCAGGTAGTTTGCAGGAAAAGGTCGATCCGTATCTGCGGCCGTTGTATGACGCGCTGTACGATCTTTGCGATCCGGAAAAGGTCGACAAGATGCTTGAGAAAAACATCATCGAGGTCGCTCCGCTGGCCTTCATGCGCGGACGGACATTGAGCGATGCCTTCATCATCATGGACGAGGCGCAGAACACGACGACCGAGCAGATGAAGATGTTCCTGACCCGCCTCGGGGCTAATTCCAAGGCGGTGATTACGGGCGACATCACACAGATCGATCTGCCGAATCCGAAGAAATCTGGGCTGGTGGAGGCGATTAATCTGCTGGAAGGGGTGGAAGGTATTAAATTCTGCCACTTTGAGGATGTCGATGTGGTGCGGCACAGCCTGGTGCAGCGGATTATCCGGGCTTACGAGGGCAAGTCGCAGCAGCGGGAACTACCGTTGGGGCTGGGCGACGGGCCGGAGAACCAGACTTCGCAACGGCCGCGCATCCTGGTGAAACCGTCCTCTAAACCGCAGTAA